TTGGCTACGGTGACCAATCGTGGACCGACTCCGCTGTGAGGCGCTATGTGAGAGATGCTGGCCCCCAACTGGAGCGCCTACATATACTGACCCGCGCCGATGTTACCACCAGAAACCAGAATAAAGCTCGGCGCCTCAGGGCCGCCTATGACAACCTCGAAGAGCGAATTGCCAAACTTCGAGAACAAGAAGAGTTAGACGCGATAAGACCTGAATTAAATGGTGAAGAGATTATGAGCCTCCTAGATCTAAAGCCTGGCAAAGAAGTTGGGGTGGCCTATAAATACCTTCTCGACCTCAGGCTGGACAATGGACCCATTGGCAAACAGGAATCAGCTAGAAAGCTCTTATTGTGGTGGAAATCTGAGAGGCGGTAGCACACCCCAATCCCACGGCGCGGGCTCGCGTGGGGGCAAATCAGGGGGCAAATCAGGGGGCAAATCAGGGGGCAAATCACAGGCCCGAGGGTGGCACACCCATTTTAAGAAGAATCCGCCTAAGGTCGGCCACCGTAGTAAACTCAATAACAATCTTGCCTTTGCGTTGCCCTATGTTTACGCTAACTTTAGTGTCAAACTCTCGACCGAGGGACGCGGCGGCGGCATCCAAGCCCTTTCGGACAGAGCCCGCCACAAAAAGCCGTTTCGGGGAGCTTGTTGTTATAAGAGCCTCGGCCTGACGCACAGACAAACCCGCATCGGCTATTCTTTTCGCAAGTCTAATCATTTCTGCCCTGTTCTCCAAAGCTAACAGCGGCCTTGCGTGGCCCGGAGTTATCTTCCCTTTCGTTAGAAGATCTTGCACCTCAGGAGGCAAGCGAAGAAGACGGATTGTGTTTGTTACATATGGCCGCGATTTCCCCAGGGTCTGACCCAGCTCGTCTTGACTTACATCAAATTCTCTGAGAAGCTCGCTGTAAGCAAGCGCTTCTTCAATCGGGTTTAGCTCGGCACGGTGTATATTTTCGAAAAGCGCCTGCCTGAGCATATCCCTGTTGTCCAGGGTCTTTACAATGGCTGGTACGTGACTGAGCCCGGCCATTTTGGCGGCACGCAGTCTTCTTTCTCCAATCACAAGCACATAGCCAAGCTTTGTTTTTCTGACAACAATTGGCTGAATGAACCCGACTTCCTTTATGCTTGATGCAAGTTCTGACAGGCTGTTCGGGTCAAAAACCTTTCTCGGCTGTCTTGGGTTTGGAGAAATGTCCGTAATGGGAACATTAATGACCCCCGAGAAACGAAACGGTGAATTCGATGGAAAAAATGCCTCAATAGGCCCACGATCTGCAGGCGCGGAAGAGGTAAGGTCGTCAAGACCTTTTCCCAAACCGCTGCGCCTAGAAGTCATTTTTTTCCGGATCGCGCAAAGCTAACT
The sequence above is a segment of the Tropheryma whipplei str. Twist genome. Coding sequences within it:
- a CDS encoding ParB/RepB/Spo0J family partition protein, whose product is MTSRRSGLGKGLDDLTSSAPADRGPIEAFFPSNSPFRFSGVINVPITDISPNPRQPRKVFDPNSLSELASSIKEVGFIQPIVVRKTKLGYVLVIGERRLRAAKMAGLSHVPAIVKTLDNRDMLRQALFENIHRAELNPIEEALAYSELLREFDVSQDELGQTLGKSRPYVTNTIRLLRLPPEVQDLLTKGKITPGHARPLLALENRAEMIRLAKRIADAGLSVRQAEALITTSSPKRLFVAGSVRKGLDAAAASLGREFDTKVSVNIGQRKGKIVIEFTTVADLRRILLKMGVPPSGL